In one window of Sandaracinaceae bacterium DNA:
- a CDS encoding tetratricopeptide repeat protein — translation MVASAPVDLYVLIDAASSYIFGHLLVLDEVPSPDETQALFAKAYSAKGEWPTKLIAPKLDPALPAFQEQADAGGFPMEVVPVTYLEEFVRPLQASYDSFRSQGTAAPSRTASEEQEARSMVPDSYDPCTCASGKKFKFCCKPIFEHIIEAMCAAEEGRPAVALKWLDKARSKVGDTAELLCRYAIVHSYDSDAKFHEYIERALQKNPNHPRSHYLLGLDHAEHERLEAAVVAYQRAIACYPATDKYHLNETWNNLANVYYRLDRHRDAKGAWEKALTYAPYDPVTRRNLQTCIYDNDTLPEDMRRPSPFVARLLGD, via the coding sequence ATGGTCGCTTCCGCCCCCGTGGATCTCTACGTGCTCATCGACGCGGCGTCGTCCTACATCTTCGGCCATCTCTTGGTCCTCGATGAGGTGCCGTCCCCTGACGAGACGCAGGCCCTCTTCGCGAAGGCGTATTCCGCCAAGGGTGAGTGGCCGACCAAGCTGATCGCGCCGAAGCTCGACCCCGCGCTGCCGGCCTTCCAGGAACAGGCCGACGCGGGAGGGTTCCCCATGGAGGTCGTCCCCGTGACGTACCTCGAGGAGTTCGTTCGTCCGCTCCAAGCGAGCTACGACTCCTTCCGGTCGCAGGGCACCGCAGCTCCGTCACGAACCGCTTCCGAGGAGCAGGAAGCGCGCTCGATGGTGCCCGACAGCTACGACCCATGTACCTGTGCGTCGGGCAAGAAGTTCAAGTTCTGCTGCAAGCCGATCTTCGAGCACATCATCGAGGCCATGTGCGCGGCAGAGGAGGGGCGTCCCGCCGTGGCGCTCAAGTGGCTCGACAAGGCACGCAGCAAGGTCGGTGACACCGCCGAGCTCCTGTGTCGCTATGCGATCGTTCACAGCTACGACTCGGACGCCAAGTTCCACGAGTACATCGAGCGCGCGCTCCAGAAGAACCCGAACCACCCGCGCTCCCACTATTTGCTGGGGCTCGACCACGCCGAGCACGAGCGCCTCGAGGCTGCCGTGGTCGCATACCAGCGGGCCATCGCGTGCTATCCGGCCACCGACAAGTATCACCTCAACGAGACGTGGAACAACCTCGCGAACGTCTACTACAGGCTGGATCGCCACCGCGACGCCAAAGGCGCCTGGGAGAAGGCGCTGACGTACGCTCCGTACGATCCGGTCACTCGCAGGAACCTGCAGACGTGCATCTACGACAACGACACGCTGCCCGAGGACATGCGACGACCGAGCCCGTTCGTGGCGCGGCTGTTGGGTGATTGA
- a CDS encoding metal-dependent hydrolase has protein sequence MRHAEAHATPERAPIASRRVEFDFDRIDGPYWYRENVVATAFLGALSAVFPPGEKEFVRSVMHYRDRITDDALRSDIRGFAAQEGSHSNQHRRANEWLDRNGYGASAITAKVEAFNADFAERFPPQVHLAVTVVMEHITAILAEYVLTHPERMAEMPPAVRAMFEWHAAEEIEHKAVAFDVYDQVVGDRDLLRLVCLVGTASFVYYSLMDTRTALRGAPRAPTLRDLVETGELLFARRGILASIGRRYLDFYRRDFHPWMHDNQHLVARWAEGGHPAAA, from the coding sequence ATGAGACACGCAGAAGCTCACGCCACGCCCGAGCGCGCCCCCATCGCGAGTCGCCGGGTCGAGTTCGACTTCGACCGCATCGACGGCCCCTATTGGTACCGCGAGAACGTCGTCGCGACGGCGTTCCTCGGCGCGCTCTCGGCGGTCTTCCCGCCGGGCGAGAAGGAGTTCGTCCGGAGCGTGATGCACTACCGCGATCGCATCACCGACGACGCGCTGCGGTCGGACATCCGAGGCTTCGCGGCGCAGGAGGGCTCACACTCGAATCAGCATCGGCGGGCGAACGAATGGCTCGACCGCAACGGCTACGGCGCGTCGGCGATCACGGCGAAGGTCGAGGCGTTCAACGCGGACTTCGCGGAGCGCTTCCCCCCGCAGGTTCACCTCGCGGTGACGGTGGTGATGGAGCACATCACGGCGATCCTGGCGGAGTACGTGCTCACCCATCCGGAGCGCATGGCCGAGATGCCCCCGGCAGTGCGCGCGATGTTCGAGTGGCACGCGGCGGAAGAGATCGAGCACAAGGCGGTGGCCTTCGATGTCTACGACCAGGTTGTCGGAGACCGCGACCTGCTGCGGCTGGTCTGCCTCGTCGGGACGGCGTCGTTCGTCTACTACTCGCTGATGGACACGCGCACGGCGCTCCGAGGCGCCCCACGCGCCCCGACCCTGCGCGACCTGGTCGAGACCGGAGAGCTCCTGTTCGCGAGGAGAGGCATCTTGGCGAGCATCGGACGACGCTACCTCGACTTCTACCGGAGGGACTTCCATCCATGGATGCACGACAATCAGCACCTCGTTGCGCGATGGGCCGAAGGTGGGCACCCCGCCGCGGCGTGA
- a CDS encoding type II toxin-antitoxin system VapC family toxin, with translation MLVLDSNTISPAVALRFHALRPAELGVPAIVEYELRYGLLRLPRDAMQPRMTALTELLHPMHRLPFDEQCAEHAARIRADLESAGTPIGPHDVLIAATALRHQSELVTRNVREFARVPGLRVQNWHDA, from the coding sequence GTGCTGGTCCTTGACAGCAACACCATCAGCCCGGCCGTGGCGCTACGTTTTCACGCGCTGCGTCCTGCGGAGCTCGGCGTGCCAGCCATTGTCGAGTACGAGCTGCGCTACGGCCTGCTGCGTCTACCACGCGATGCGATGCAGCCGCGCATGACCGCGCTCACAGAGCTGCTGCACCCCATGCACCGGCTGCCCTTCGACGAGCAATGCGCGGAGCATGCGGCCCGCATCCGCGCCGACCTCGAGAGCGCAGGCACACCCATCGGTCCGCATGACGTGTTGATCGCCGCGACGGCGCTGCGGCACCAGTCCGAGTTGGTCACTCGGAACGTGCGCGAGTTCGCCCGCGTGCCGGGTCTTCGCGTGCAGAACTGGCACGACGCGTAG
- a CDS encoding 2OG-Fe(II) oxygenase translates to MNDVRERFAKVLAAASGEVAREQFATREWLSPGSLSLEIRGVGPITMPVSEATAEAIRKVSVPAPFGWRDQTLHDDSVRHTWEVARSRVKLPLRQWKLALREPLARIRESLGLPAGCELVPTLDKVLLYERGQFFRAHQDSERSDDMVASLVVLLPSQYTGGALSVSHKGETHTFKRSKRQDAELALLAFYADCQHEIDVVKSGHRVSVTFHLELRGEPELGATPVPKASLRKLVGLARQHFATETRLPVSRREEAPRRLVYLLDHEYSSRSLSWSRLKAADRRAATAVMQVADELGAHCSLALAHVQETWQCEPEDYGYDYGYRRAPPAMAADEYTLTDLIDDSVELRSWLGRDGRACDARGGHVRSHELCFNKASDELTPFHVDHEGWQGNYGNTVERWYHRAALVLWPAEHDFDLRAEENHAWAVEMLAALPSSDGDLLNRRARALLAWWPTVPDTGSCALSSASCARLMEVAQRVDDPAIALDLLARIGVSGLTDKALFPGLRALVEQRGAGWGLALYTRWVPKHARAEWCLGIDDFTASMTETDGPVRAFATQLVAREASAWSERARQAPEAWLSPKAHQQHAAVFASLLAASGMLEGRDTQRALLEQAAALSELAHLAIIERALLHSRAPSLRKALKGSDLVKRAVSVARAGSRGPERRADDCSLEVMLRCSCADCKQLHAFLSATDARLDWPLAKARRQHIHGVIDSRALPVSHVTLRQGSPHKLQLTKDAGAIRKREKAHRARQGAVLSALQAVGLARA, encoded by the coding sequence ATGAACGACGTGCGAGAACGGTTCGCGAAGGTGTTGGCTGCCGCTTCGGGCGAGGTGGCCAGGGAGCAGTTCGCGACCCGCGAGTGGCTGTCGCCTGGTTCGCTGTCCCTCGAGATTCGCGGTGTGGGTCCCATCACCATGCCTGTGTCAGAGGCAACCGCCGAAGCCATCCGGAAGGTGTCGGTTCCCGCACCGTTTGGTTGGCGCGACCAAACGCTCCATGACGACAGCGTGCGCCACACCTGGGAGGTCGCCCGAAGCCGCGTGAAGCTCCCACTGCGACAATGGAAGCTGGCGCTGCGCGAGCCGCTCGCACGGATTCGCGAGAGCCTCGGTCTGCCCGCCGGGTGCGAGTTGGTCCCCACGCTCGACAAGGTGCTGCTCTACGAGCGGGGGCAGTTCTTCCGGGCGCACCAGGACTCGGAGCGCAGTGACGACATGGTGGCGTCCCTGGTGGTGTTGCTGCCGTCGCAGTACACCGGCGGCGCGCTCAGCGTCAGCCACAAGGGAGAGACACACACCTTCAAGCGGTCGAAGCGGCAGGACGCTGAGCTCGCGCTCCTCGCCTTCTACGCGGACTGCCAGCACGAGATCGACGTCGTGAAGTCCGGACACCGCGTCTCAGTCACGTTCCATCTGGAGCTGCGGGGGGAGCCCGAGCTGGGAGCGACGCCTGTGCCCAAAGCATCCCTGAGGAAGCTCGTCGGTCTGGCCCGACAGCACTTCGCCACCGAGACCCGCCTGCCCGTCTCCCGCCGCGAAGAGGCGCCACGCCGTCTGGTGTACCTCCTGGACCACGAGTACTCCTCTCGCAGCTTGTCGTGGTCACGTCTCAAGGCCGCTGACCGCCGGGCTGCCACCGCCGTCATGCAGGTGGCCGACGAGCTGGGCGCCCACTGCAGCCTGGCGCTCGCGCACGTCCAAGAGACATGGCAGTGCGAACCCGAGGACTATGGATACGACTATGGCTACCGCCGCGCGCCGCCGGCGATGGCCGCCGACGAGTACACCCTGACGGATCTCATCGACGACTCGGTCGAGCTGCGCAGCTGGCTGGGTCGAGACGGTCGCGCATGTGACGCGCGCGGAGGGCACGTTCGCTCGCATGAGCTCTGCTTCAACAAGGCGTCGGACGAGCTGACGCCGTTTCATGTCGACCACGAGGGGTGGCAAGGCAACTACGGCAACACGGTCGAGCGTTGGTACCACCGGGCCGCCCTCGTGCTGTGGCCGGCCGAGCACGACTTCGATCTGCGAGCGGAGGAGAACCACGCGTGGGCTGTGGAGATGCTCGCCGCGCTGCCCAGCTCGGACGGAGACTTGCTGAACCGGAGGGCTCGCGCGCTGCTGGCCTGGTGGCCGACGGTGCCCGACACCGGGAGCTGCGCGCTGTCGTCCGCGTCCTGCGCGCGGCTGATGGAGGTCGCGCAGCGGGTCGACGACCCGGCCATCGCGCTGGACTTGCTGGCGCGCATCGGTGTGTCTGGGCTCACCGACAAGGCGCTGTTCCCTGGGCTTCGGGCGTTGGTCGAGCAACGCGGCGCCGGGTGGGGGCTCGCGCTGTACACACGGTGGGTGCCGAAACACGCACGGGCGGAGTGGTGCCTCGGCATCGACGACTTCACGGCGAGCATGACCGAGACGGACGGTCCTGTGCGGGCCTTCGCGACGCAGCTGGTCGCGCGAGAGGCCTCGGCGTGGTCCGAGCGGGCGCGTCAGGCGCCCGAAGCGTGGCTGTCCCCCAAGGCGCACCAGCAGCACGCAGCGGTCTTCGCGAGCTTGCTTGCGGCGTCGGGGATGCTGGAGGGGCGCGACACTCAGCGAGCTCTGCTCGAGCAGGCCGCAGCGCTGTCCGAGCTCGCTCACCTGGCCATCATCGAGCGCGCGCTCTTGCATTCACGTGCCCCGTCGCTCAGGAAGGCGCTCAAAGGGAGCGACCTGGTCAAGCGAGCGGTGTCCGTGGCCCGCGCGGGGAGTCGGGGGCCGGAGCGAAGGGCCGACGACTGCTCCCTCGAGGTCATGCTCCGCTGCTCCTGCGCGGACTGCAAGCAACTGCACGCCTTCTTGTCGGCCACGGACGCACGCCTCGACTGGCCGCTGGCCAAGGCGCGACGTCAGCACATCCATGGTGTCATCGACTCACGGGCGCTACCCGTCTCGCATGTGACCCTGAGGCAGGGAAGCCCCCACAAGCTTCAGCTCACGAAGGACGCGGGCGCCATTCGCAAGCGCGAGAAGGCGCACCGCGCACGGCAAGGCGCCGTGTTGAGTGCCCTGCAGGCTGTCGGTCTGGCCCGCGCCTAG
- a CDS encoding sulfatase has translation MTKRRPSSPLLPLGRRGFLQATAGAASAALFGTGVSCSGSAAPRRPRNIVLITGDDLGWRDTSGLGNPNVSTPNLDRLMRGGVSFSRAFDVTSTCASSRTTYVTGQYPHTHGVTALVHRNPELSLPVEQPTMATHLRGAGYHTVIEGKWHVAYPESPIPYGYDLSLRSYILQWIFDSSRTQRFIEGSGAEPFYFEINYMNPHRDYFGAFNQHEDHPVDPGSLVIPDYYHLPDVPGFREELAAYYSQVDRMDVMIGELIAAVEAQGVFDDTLFVFISDNGIAFPHNKQTVHDRGTGTPLFFHWPAGLPAGVVRDELVCSVDLMPTILDIAGVLIPDDVQGSSLRALLLDPAATWERDAIFAEMTAHSGAPVPARSVRTDRYRYIRNYNDRPHSYDSSDMAWMQEVRAMNLPEYPWGQPRVPEELYDVLADPQEQTNLVDDAAHADALEDLRARLDAHMTATADPYLGQPFEVVT, from the coding sequence ATGACCAAGCGACGCCCAAGCTCCCCGCTCCTTCCGCTCGGCCGCCGAGGCTTTCTGCAGGCCACCGCCGGCGCAGCCAGCGCCGCCCTCTTCGGAACTGGCGTGAGCTGCTCGGGAAGCGCAGCGCCCAGGCGCCCGCGGAACATCGTCCTCATCACGGGGGATGACCTCGGGTGGCGCGACACGTCCGGCCTCGGCAACCCCAACGTGTCCACGCCCAACCTCGACCGCCTCATGCGGGGCGGCGTCTCGTTCAGCCGAGCGTTCGACGTGACGTCCACCTGTGCGTCCAGCCGCACCACCTACGTGACGGGCCAGTATCCGCACACGCACGGGGTCACCGCGCTGGTCCACCGCAACCCCGAGCTGTCGCTCCCCGTCGAGCAGCCGACGATGGCCACACACCTGCGCGGCGCCGGCTACCACACGGTCATCGAGGGCAAGTGGCACGTGGCGTACCCCGAGTCGCCCATCCCCTACGGGTACGACCTGTCGCTGCGCAGCTACATCCTGCAGTGGATCTTCGACTCCTCGCGCACGCAGCGGTTCATCGAAGGGTCCGGCGCCGAGCCGTTCTACTTCGAGATCAACTACATGAACCCGCATCGGGACTACTTCGGCGCTTTCAACCAGCACGAAGACCACCCGGTCGACCCGGGCTCCCTCGTCATCCCCGACTACTACCACCTGCCCGACGTCCCCGGCTTTCGAGAGGAACTGGCCGCCTACTACAGCCAGGTCGACCGCATGGACGTGATGATCGGCGAGCTCATCGCGGCGGTCGAGGCGCAGGGCGTGTTCGACGACACGCTCTTCGTGTTCATCAGCGACAACGGCATTGCCTTTCCGCACAACAAACAGACGGTGCACGACCGCGGCACCGGGACGCCGCTCTTCTTCCATTGGCCCGCTGGTCTCCCGGCTGGCGTCGTGCGCGACGAGCTCGTCTGCTCGGTGGACCTCATGCCCACCATCCTCGACATTGCGGGTGTCCTCATCCCCGACGACGTGCAGGGCAGCTCGCTCCGCGCGCTCCTGCTCGACCCGGCCGCGACCTGGGAGCGCGACGCCATCTTCGCCGAGATGACGGCCCACTCGGGCGCCCCCGTGCCCGCGCGCAGCGTGCGCACCGACCGCTATCGCTACATCCGCAACTACAACGACCGGCCCCACTCCTACGACTCGAGCGACATGGCGTGGATGCAAGAGGTCCGCGCCATGAACCTGCCGGAGTACCCCTGGGGCCAGCCCCGCGTGCCCGAGGAGCTCTATGACGTCCTCGCCGACCCGCAGGAGCAGACGAACCTCGTCGACGACGCGGCCCACGCGGATGCGCTGGAGGACCTGCGCGCGCGCTTGGACGCGCACATGACGGCGACTGCGGACCCCTACCTCGGCCAGCCGTTCGAGGTGGTGACGTAG
- a CDS encoding GGDEF domain-containing protein → MAMVALFAARDWLVTPQVAPQVAPFRGLGLAITVVLYVYLRNASPWKKVFATGLVCLVLFVASQCVVLMLIPYGFRYGPTTLLLVPLCMSVLVTRLRELVVCQVAIFAMVQSVYLYHRPEPSDWGGAEACLLSVSFVTTYLGWSACRARREQFRLETQLRDDAHRDALTQLANRRQLFAQGTLEVQRARRYHRPLSVILFDIDHFKRVNDEHSHAVGDLVIQATAEALAAGVRDTDVPARLGGEEFVVLLPETTGDAATTLAERLRVQISETHVVGVAGELRWTVSAGVASLSADDADLADILKRADAGLYESKRGGRNRVTSVGADVATQRT, encoded by the coding sequence ATGGCGATGGTGGCGCTGTTCGCGGCGCGCGATTGGTTGGTGACCCCGCAGGTGGCTCCGCAGGTCGCGCCGTTCCGCGGGCTTGGCCTCGCCATCACGGTCGTCCTCTACGTGTATCTGCGGAACGCGTCGCCTTGGAAGAAGGTGTTCGCGACGGGTTTGGTCTGCTTGGTGCTCTTCGTGGCCTCGCAGTGTGTCGTGCTCATGCTCATCCCCTACGGGTTTCGCTATGGTCCGACGACGCTGCTGCTGGTGCCCCTGTGCATGTCCGTGCTCGTCACCCGCTTGCGCGAGCTCGTGGTGTGCCAAGTGGCCATCTTCGCCATGGTGCAGTCCGTGTACCTCTACCACCGCCCCGAGCCGAGCGACTGGGGCGGGGCCGAGGCGTGCCTGCTGTCGGTGTCGTTCGTGACCACCTACCTCGGGTGGTCTGCGTGTCGGGCCCGCCGAGAGCAGTTTCGGCTGGAGACGCAGCTCCGCGACGACGCCCACCGTGACGCGCTCACTCAGCTCGCCAACCGCAGGCAGCTCTTCGCCCAGGGCACTCTCGAGGTGCAGCGCGCGCGGCGCTACCACCGCCCGCTGAGCGTCATCCTGTTCGACATCGACCACTTCAAGCGCGTCAACGACGAGCACAGCCATGCCGTCGGCGACCTCGTCATTCAAGCCACCGCGGAGGCACTCGCCGCGGGCGTGCGAGACACCGACGTCCCAGCGCGCTTGGGCGGTGAGGAGTTCGTCGTGCTGCTGCCCGAGACCACCGGCGACGCGGCGACGACCTTGGCCGAGCGGCTGCGCGTGCAGATCTCGGAGACCCACGTCGTCGGCGTGGCCGGCGAGCTGCGCTGGACCGTGAGCGCCGGCGTCGCGTCGCTGTCCGCCGATGACGCGGACCTCGCCGACATCTTGAAGCGCGCCGACGCAGGGCTGTACGAGTCCAAGCGCGGCGGCCGCAACCGCGTGACTTCGGTTGGCGCCGACGTAGCGACACAGCGCACGTGA
- a CDS encoding serine/threonine protein kinase — translation MTTSNESQGPVTLRFRDPALEAEFQTKFRPRALRQLRASLLSSVALWLGLGPLLSLVSSSGRTTMLASIGMCGYLLASLWVSRFTRTARQVQLIVAASNTTAGLAAQLIVWDAGVFSSVGLLAAMFVVLFAFTMANLPFVMAVIAVTPYCLLCGYFMATSPDVTLAPLQGAFAIGMVGIMASATYMFESATPRDFVLRRVIADQERELEQEKAKQLGQYTLGEKLGQGGMGVVYKASHALLRRPTAIKLLTSGSSHAADLARFEKEVQLTSELAHPNIVAIYDFGHSPEGEFYYAMEYLPGVDLQTLVTVDGPMPVGRVIPIMKQICAALDDAHHRGLIHRDIKPANVIVNKIGNRCDVAKVVDFGLVREFTGGDASQAEDVVLEGTPAYLSPEAIIQPDQLGPPTDIYSLGALGYFLVTGKQLFTGTTVREVCAQHLHKDPPVPSEHASQPVPEAFDRVLLRCLAKYPAERYESAAALGEALDAIEAAPSWTDALAAVWWEAFAERRREYRARVYDTTTLEGGKVTVDMRRR, via the coding sequence ATGACCACCAGCAACGAGTCGCAGGGCCCGGTCACGCTCCGTTTCCGTGACCCTGCGCTCGAGGCCGAGTTCCAGACCAAGTTCCGGCCGCGCGCGTTGCGTCAGCTGCGTGCTTCTCTGCTGAGCTCGGTCGCGCTCTGGCTGGGGCTCGGACCGCTGCTCTCGTTGGTCTCGTCGTCGGGCCGCACCACCATGCTCGCCTCCATTGGGATGTGCGGCTACCTGCTGGCGTCGCTGTGGGTGTCGCGCTTCACGCGCACGGCTCGGCAGGTGCAGCTCATCGTGGCGGCGTCCAACACCACCGCCGGCTTGGCCGCGCAGCTCATCGTGTGGGACGCCGGGGTGTTCTCGTCGGTCGGGCTCCTGGCCGCCATGTTCGTCGTGCTCTTCGCCTTCACCATGGCGAACCTGCCCTTCGTGATGGCCGTCATCGCCGTGACCCCATACTGCTTGCTCTGCGGGTACTTCATGGCGACGAGCCCCGACGTGACGCTCGCGCCGCTGCAGGGCGCGTTCGCCATCGGCATGGTCGGCATCATGGCGTCGGCGACGTACATGTTCGAGAGCGCCACGCCGCGCGACTTCGTCCTGCGGCGCGTCATCGCCGACCAGGAGCGCGAGCTCGAACAAGAGAAGGCCAAGCAGCTGGGGCAGTACACCCTGGGCGAGAAGCTGGGCCAGGGCGGGATGGGCGTGGTCTACAAGGCCAGCCACGCGCTGCTGCGCCGGCCCACCGCCATCAAGCTGCTGACCAGCGGCTCCAGTCACGCCGCAGACTTGGCCCGCTTCGAGAAGGAGGTGCAGCTCACCAGCGAGCTGGCGCACCCCAACATCGTGGCCATCTACGACTTCGGCCACAGCCCCGAGGGCGAGTTCTACTACGCCATGGAGTACCTGCCCGGGGTGGACCTGCAGACCCTCGTCACCGTCGATGGCCCCATGCCCGTCGGGCGCGTCATCCCCATCATGAAGCAGATCTGCGCTGCCCTCGACGACGCGCACCACCGCGGGCTCATCCACCGCGACATCAAGCCGGCCAACGTCATCGTGAACAAGATCGGGAATCGGTGCGACGTCGCCAAGGTCGTGGACTTCGGACTGGTGAGGGAGTTCACCGGAGGGGACGCGTCACAGGCCGAGGACGTGGTGCTCGAGGGGACCCCGGCGTATCTGTCGCCGGAGGCCATCATCCAACCCGACCAGCTGGGGCCGCCGACCGACATCTACTCGCTCGGCGCGCTGGGGTACTTCCTGGTCACTGGCAAGCAGCTCTTCACGGGCACCACCGTGCGCGAGGTCTGCGCCCAGCACCTGCACAAAGATCCGCCCGTCCCCAGCGAGCACGCGAGCCAACCCGTGCCCGAGGCCTTCGACCGCGTGCTGCTGCGCTGCCTCGCGAAGTACCCGGCCGAGCGCTACGAGAGCGCAGCGGCGCTGGGCGAGGCGCTGGATGCTATCGAGGCCGCTCCGAGCTGGACCGACGCGCTGGCCGCCGTCTGGTGGGAAGCGTTCGCGGAGCGCCGGCGTGAGTACCGGGCGAGGGTGTACGACACCACCACGCTGGAGGGCGGCAAGGTGACCGTCGACATGCGCCGGCGGTAG
- a CDS encoding AraC family transcriptional regulator ligand-binding domain-containing protein: MNIHADDVLRDWERWFVPPVYPMTLLQIAEDGGLQPEALLRQAGVRVSAREIAETGLTLGTHLPLLTRVADLLGEAAVGVELGWRLPPTALGTLGYALLSSPTLGDALTTLQRFWHLVGQGLVLTADVHDGLVHLELRASLFITERLRKSALESTMTSIVRGVTALAPGSLDTRQTELWFDFDEPDHAAIVRERLGVVRYGMPTTKAMMPAASLSTPLIMANPVGFRKAVEWCAREEKERGLESTHLVARVESELRLEANGYPSFPQIARRSHMSPRTLRRRLEGEGTSYAALMEAARRRDALRLLDNPALSVRDVAELLGYENPANFTRAFKRWTGRTPTAHRASR; this comes from the coding sequence ATGAACATCCACGCCGACGATGTACTGCGCGACTGGGAGCGTTGGTTCGTCCCGCCCGTGTATCCCATGACGCTGCTGCAGATCGCGGAGGACGGCGGTCTCCAGCCGGAGGCCTTGCTGCGACAGGCGGGCGTCCGCGTGAGCGCCCGTGAGATCGCGGAGACGGGGCTCACGCTGGGCACCCATCTGCCGCTCCTCACGCGCGTCGCGGACTTGCTCGGGGAGGCGGCGGTCGGGGTCGAGCTGGGGTGGCGCCTCCCTCCGACCGCGCTCGGGACCCTGGGCTATGCGCTCCTGTCGAGTCCGACCCTGGGGGACGCGCTCACGACCCTGCAGCGGTTCTGGCACCTCGTGGGTCAGGGGTTGGTCCTCACGGCGGACGTCCACGACGGGCTCGTGCACCTCGAGCTGAGGGCGAGCTTGTTCATCACGGAGCGCCTGCGCAAGAGCGCGCTCGAGAGCACGATGACGAGCATCGTGCGTGGGGTCACGGCGCTGGCGCCCGGGTCTCTCGACACGCGTCAGACCGAGCTGTGGTTCGACTTCGACGAGCCGGATCACGCGGCGATCGTTCGCGAGCGGCTCGGCGTCGTCCGCTACGGCATGCCCACCACGAAGGCGATGATGCCGGCCGCGAGCCTCTCGACGCCGTTGATCATGGCGAACCCGGTTGGGTTTCGGAAGGCGGTCGAGTGGTGTGCGCGTGAGGAGAAAGAGCGTGGCCTCGAGAGCACGCACCTCGTCGCGCGGGTAGAGAGCGAGCTCCGGCTCGAAGCGAACGGCTATCCCAGCTTCCCGCAGATCGCGAGACGCTCGCACATGTCGCCGCGAACGCTCCGGAGGCGTCTCGAGGGCGAGGGCACGAGCTACGCGGCGCTGATGGAAGCGGCGCGACGGAGGGACGCGCTGCGCTTGCTCGACAACCCGGCGCTGTCGGTTCGCGACGTGGCCGAGCTCCTCGGCTACGAGAACCCTGCGAACTTCACCCGGGCCTTCAAGCGGTGGACCGGAAGGACCCCGACGGCCCATCGCGCCTCGCGTTGA